Part of the Lolium rigidum isolate FL_2022 chromosome 6, APGP_CSIRO_Lrig_0.1, whole genome shotgun sequence genome, CTCGGCGAGGTCGACGTGGTCGATGCCGACGGAGAAGGACGAGAAGATCTCCAGGGACGGCAGGGCGTCCAGGAGCGCGGCGTCGACCTTGTGGCCGGGGTATCCCACGACGGCGCGGATGGCGGAGCCGTGGGCGCGGAAGAGGGAGTCCGGCGGGGAGTGCTCCCAGAGGCGGAGGAGGCTGAAGCGGCGGTCCAGCTCCTGCTCCAGGTAGGCGTTCACGGGGTACAGCAGTAGCACTACTAGGGAGTCCATCGCCGGCGTTGCTGCGGTGATCGCGCGCCGAGGGCCGGCGGCCAGGCGGGTGTGGTGGGCTGGTGGCGACGACTACGAGGCCGCGGCTGCCGCAGATTGTTGTGTGCGGTTGTGGCTAAGTCCTCGACGTGGGCAAGTACTAGGTAGTAGGTACTGGCGTCTGGCGGGGAAATGCTGACGCCGGCCGATGCGGGCCGGCCGGCTTAGCTAGCGTCTCTTTCTTAGGCCACTTCTTTTGGACTTGTGGAGGTGCTTCTAGGTTCCAAACAGGTGAAGCCCAAAAGAACTCTCAGGCTTATGATGAGCTTAATTCCACCGAGAAGCGACGCCGTAGTGCAAATCTAGAAACTGCCCAGAcccagtttcccgagcttctcctTTAGTTGGCCGAATCGGTATGTCAACTTGGCCCCAGAATTGAGAGCATTTTACAGGAGATGCCACCCCGAAGTGCCGGTCACTGaataacaaaaagaaaaaaagcaaagAAAGCGAAAACAGATCTCTCCCCATCGTCCCGAGCAAAAATTGGGAGAAGCCCCGTTCGCTAGGGTTCCGCCGCCGGACCCGCCGCTCGGCCGCCGCCGGACCCGCCGGCTCCACCGCCGGCCTCTCCGCTCGCATCCGCCCGTCCAGCGCCGCTACCGgaccctgcccctccgtcgccaccaCTGCTGGCCCGCCGTCGCCATCGTAGCCGGCCCCGCcgctccaccgccgccggcccCGCCGCCGGCCTCTCCGCTCGCATCCGCCCCGTACATCGCCGCGCCGCTACCggacctgcccctccgtcgccaccaCCGCTGGCCCGCCGTCGCCATCGTAGCCGGCCCCGCCCCCGCGCCCCCGCAAGCCCGGCAAGCAAGGTCGTCGATCCACCTCCGCCGGTGACACCTTCGGCCAGTCCATGACGACCCCTGTGCCCACGGTAACTACCACTTTCCTTCCAATTTCGGACATCTTTTTGCACCATGAACTGATTCTATTTTGTGGATTGATGTCAGTTTGTTGCTGCTACTTGTGTATGTGTAGTTGTTCATGGCTGTGAGCTAATATCTGTCCATGTGAACTATGATTTAAATTCTGGGCACTTGTGATCTATGCTATGGTTTATTGATGTTGGCATTTACATGTACGAATAAAAAATCTGGGCACTTTTGATGTAAAATCTGTCCATGTACATTGGTTTACTTGATGTTGTTATGCATGTACATTCACGAATATAAATTCTGGTACTGCTACGGTTGACTGATGTTGTTATGCATCTAGATTGGAAAGCCGAAACATGTGAAAGCAAGTTGGGATCCCGTTGCTCACCGTGTTTTTCTTGATTGCTGCATCGAAGAAGTGAACAAAAACAATCGTCCGGTGCAAGTTTTGAATGCAAATGGTTACGCCAATTTGGTTTCAAACTTCAACACGCGCACAAAGAGACAATATGATAAAAAAGCAAATGAAAAATAGATGGGAAACACTTAAAAAAGATTACACTATTTGGAAGGGTTTGCTCCAACATGCATCTGGTCTAGGAAGGGATCCTGTCACTCATACCATTGATGCTAGCGATGATTGGTGGGCACTTGAGATACAGGTAATGATATGCTTCATATGTACGGCTTAAGTTGTTCCTTTGATATGCTCTAATGATGGTCCCTATGCAGATGTGTCCAGAGGCTAGCTGCCAAGTTTCGGATAGCCCCATTGCAAGATGAGCAGGACTTGTACACAATTTTTGACAAGAATGCTGTGACCAATGTGACAGCTAGGGTGCCTCCATCATCTCATGTTCGAGCTTCTGAAGCTGAAGGCTCCCAGAGTAGGATCAACATTGAGGAGGTTGAAGGTTCAGGGTGTGAAGGTGAAGAAGAAGACCCTCATGTTACACCTTTGCGTGCACCCGGAAAGAAGAATAAGAGATGCCCTTACTCGTCCAGCCCCTCAGCACCAGAGGCTTGATTGGATAAGGATGACATGGGAGCATCACAACAAGAAGTAGTTTTGTATGCTTTGAAATTGAATTTGCCATGCTTGTATCTCCCAGGAACATGTATTATTTGATATTTGCTTTGCACTAGTATTTCCCAGGAACATGTATTTGTTATTTGCTTTGCACTAGAATCTCCCAGGAACATGTATTTGCTATTTGCTTTGAACTTGAATTTCCCAGGAACATGTATTTGCTATTTGCTTTGAACTAGAATATCCCAGAAACATGTATTTGCTATTTGCTTTGAACTAGTATCTCATTTATTTTTGGCTCACTATAGACGAATTCCTCTACTGATGATTCTGATGATGAATTGGATATGTGCTGCATGATTGCTGCTTGTATTGCAGAAGAGAGTGAGAAGGTTCCATATGCAGCTAGAAGAATGCCTTTGATCACAGGGATACAGTGGGTTGAGGAGAGGATGAATGATCCAAGAAAATTCTACAAAGCTTTTCGGATGAGAAGGTCAGTGTTTACCATGTTGCATGACACTCTTGTTGATCACTATGGCCTCAAGTCCACTTCACGGATGTCCGAGTAAAGAGTCACTAGCTCTTTTTCTCTGGATGTTGGGGGCACCCGAGTCTAATAGTCAAGCTGCCGACCGTTTTGAACGCAGTGTTTCTACTGTCAGCAAAAAGTTTCATGATGTGTTAGACTGTGTGGATCATAtggctggtgattacattagacCAAATGATCCCACTTTCTCTCAAGTTCATGACAAACTTAAAAAACCTAGATTCTGGCCGCATTTCAAGGATGCCATTGGAGCAATAGATGGAACAAACATTCCTGTCATAGTTGCTGAGAAGGACAAGATAAAGTACACTAACAGGAAAGGTTATACAAGTCAGAATGTCCTAGCAATCTGCGATTTTGACTTGAGGTTTACATTTGCTGTTCCTGGATGGCCTGGATCTGTTCATGACATGGTAATGCCATCGCATATGAAGTATATACAAGAAATATTATGTTGTGAATAATTTATTGAAAGTTTTGACATCATTTAAACATGCAGGAAAATACTATCTTGTCGACTCTGGATATCCAAATAGAACAGGTTATCTTGCTCCATTCAAAGAGCAACGGTACCATGTTCCAGACTTCCAAGGAGCCCCTCCACAGAACATGGAGGAAAAATTCAACCATCTTCATTCATGTTTACGAAATGCCATTGAAAGAGCATTTGGTGTTCTAAAAATGAAGTGGCGCATTCTTCTTTCCATTCCACATTTCCACGATCCTCTGACGCAAACGAAGATCATCACCGTATGCATGTGTTTGCACAACTTCATTCGCGGCAGTAAGCTACATGATGCCCATTTCGATAGGATCGAGCGGGCCTCATATATCCATGAGGATAGCGCATCTTTTACCAGTGGACACACTTCCTCTTCTGCTGATGGCGCCATGGCACAACTACGCAAGGACATTGCTGAGAGTTTAGTTGCGTGAGAAGTTCTTGTATTGTAGTTATGAATTCACTAtgacatttgttttattttggatTGTACTAAATTATACTACGACACCGTATTCTAATTATTATTAGATTTTCTTTAATTTTCTTCATTCATTTATAGCTAATTTTTCACTAACATGACCATATCTATGGTATTATAAGTTATTTCGTATCTAATTTAGGGACATTACAGGCATTTCACAACTCAACACCTCAAATAAGCAAAATTCCTAGAAGCCCAAAAAAATAGAAGGAACTTGCTTCTAGGAGCTTCTTCCCACCACAGTTTCTCCCCACCATTTCCTATAAGCTGGCTTCTGCATAAGCAGGAGCCCAAAAGAAGTCGCCCTTAGTGGGCGCCGTAGGTTGCAGTCGAGACGCACAAGCACGGCTGCACCGCCGGGCGGCCTAATAACTGATCTCGACGGTTCACCTGCTCGATTTACGATTTGTCTACAGATTTTTGCAGATCATGACAAAAGTCAGACATTTTTACAATCAAGTGTGTGGTGTATGAGATTGTAAAAGAACTTTTCTGTGGCGGCTAAATGAGTGGAAAATCacaagtgtctagatacatctaaattcaaACAAACCTGTAACATCTTTTTATAGACTGAGGAAGTAATTTAGCTCGGCTAATTCTCACTTGTCTAAATTTTCCTAAATCTCATGCCCTTTTTTCTCATGCACCCCGGGGAGTAAAATgttttattatttttcttattccTTACTCTctgcgtcctcaaataagtggacatctagctatAAACTTTGTCTACAAAAGAGTGTAATCCTATCTTCCtaatgcactttaattgcttctctctcatcgcacggaaatcaaacccaataatattaagcatatactttttttgttttttcacatGCACTTTGCTTATTGGAGataaagaattaaagaggagagatgtaTGTTCTCAATAAAAAAATTACTCTATAGTACTTCATAATTTGTCTTTAGAAACccacatgtacacttatttgcggACGGATGGAGTAGGTTATAAAAAGAGTGACATGGGGAATAACGATAGTTTGGATGTCAACGAAAATGCTCCTGGTGGCTGCTATTCAAGAAAactttagactgctcatagtgagagtaacatagctagtaacatcacacatctcaaggtattttggtgacatggcatgacaataaatgaagaaagagagtgaggtggtaactagctatattaccataacatcacacaccccaaggtaaatgagtttacaacataataaatgatagaatgcatgacaccacatataagttactacccactatgaaggtagtaacttagactagtaacatgacatatgttactagtctaagttactccccactatgactagccttaggCAACTAGTAAGATATAGACAATATACACTTTAGACTTACTCCATCCTGCATAAGCTACAATTATTTCACATTGAAGGTAAACCTCCACTAGGCAACTCTAGCAGAACACGTAACTGAGAGCACGGGCTGTGCCAATGATGTACACACTACAGGCTAACACTAACCCACCAAGGCAACGCAAGAACCACTCCTACTTCCATCTTTCTCTGGTCAGTTCACCATCCCAGCATCTCCAAAGCAACCTCCTCAATGAGCGTGGAAAGAACGATCTCCCCTGCGTCTCTTGCCCAGAACTCCGTTTCTTCCATGCACATCCAGTCCTGCCACCCCATGTCCCACGCACTGTTGATCGACGGCTCCAAGCACCCGAGATCCCTCTCCAGCTTAACAGAAAGGCTATCTTTCGAGCCGCTGTCATAGCTTTCATTGTCGGTGTAGCTCTTTATCTTCCGAGTCCCAGTGCTGATATCGCCCAGCAATGCCACCAGGGAGAAGTATGGCGTAGCTCTGCATTTGTGGTTCCTGAATCCGGTGCCACGCGGACTACTCTGCAGACGATGTTTTCGTTCTAGTTGCTCTGTTGCTATGTCCACGTAGAGCTGGCAGTCTTTCACTTCAGCCTTGGGGGTACCTTGGTATTGCTCAACCAGATGATCGTATGTGTGGATGCCTACGAGTTGTGCTGCTCGGTTAAGGAATGATTTGTCACTTAAGAGAAGCAAACTCATCTCGTCTTTGATTTCAGCCTCCTTTATCAGTGCTCTTTCTATTGGTGGGTGAAAAGGATTGTCATCGGTTGAAATAGTTCTTTCAACAGGGCTGGAAGATGAAGAAGCTTCATTTGATCTGCTAAAATCCTCCCGAATGTCTGCAACAAAACGGAAAGTTAGTGCCAGAACTTCTTTTTTTATTTCGAGATAGTCTAGGATTTGAAGTGATGAAATGCAGTCAGGTCTTGTGACCAGATCTTAATGTTAAATTTGTAACCCATAACAAAAAATTAGTCAAATTGAGAGGAATATCATGTAAATCACGCAGTCAAACCTCTCAGATTTGAGCCAATAAATTATAAAGATTGTTCACATGAATTGGGCATCGCCATATTTGCTATATGAAATTTATTTTCAAATCACATAATAACATAAAGTAGCAGTCAGCATAGCTATATGTACTTTCTGAACCAtgtcaatgcaaaaaaaaaaaatctaatgatTAAGAGGGATCAGAAAGTAAACTGTATCTCCCCAACTGCCCAATGCATTCAGCATTTCAACATATCAGCAGTTGAATGGAGTGTGCTGTTCTTTACTAACAAACAAGGGAGCTGATAAAAAACAGTTTAACGGAACAAAACTCAGCACTTATTACCGTCGATGGAAGGATCTGTATCCCAATCAGCACTCTGGCATTCATCACTAGGCGTCGCACTGTGTTCTGTCGATGCACCGTCAGTTTCGATGAACTCTCTGTGCACCTCATATGCCTGCATTCGGAGCAAAAAAGATATGAGGACATAAATTTAAGAACCCGGCAAATGTACACGGGAGGTCCCGTGCACGTTTTAGCCGTTGATGCAGTGCTTTGAGATTCGTGCACTTTGTGTTTCATTATAGTTCATCAAGTTTCAGCAAACTGCATTGCTCCAGACTGAATGAAACCTAAAAAAACTGAGTGACCCCGTGCACGGGACAAAGACACCAACCATTCCAAATCAAGGTCTATCTTATCTAAAGTTTAATCtctttttaaaatatatttatttaTGAATCTTAGAATACAAGAACTGGTTTCAATTTAAGGCTCTTGGTTTGTGGTCATTCTTTTACCATCTCAGAGTAGTGTAATTTCCCAGATTGCATGAATTTTCAGGGTACGCTATAATGAAGGATACTCACCACAATGTCATCAATAATTGAGTTCCTGACATTTCTACTTGATGCTGTGCTCGCTCTGGAATTACCAGGTGTTCTCCGTAAGACCGGCTTCATTGCACGGCATGATGAAGGACTGCTGCTTGGTGAAATTAATTTCTTATCGTGGTTTTTCACTAGTTTAGAGTTAGCGCGAGACGCTGATGCTGCTTTAGCCTTTGTATCCTTCCTCCCTTCTCCCCTCCTATCAGTCAAATGATGTTTCTGCGTATTGATGCTTCTCCTGTTTGTCTCAGTGACCTGTTTTATGTGCTGATTTCGAGTTACACGAGGCACAACCTTCACATGCTCAGGGGCTTTGGTTCGAGCTTGTACAGTCCTTTGCTCTCTCTTCATCGATTTCACTGAACCAAGCTCAGTTACTGCTGAGGTATCCTGCGAAGGAAGGTTGTCCCTTCGAGAATAAGGATAATTCATTTGAACATTCTGCTGCTTGACCTTATGCTCATCAGAAGTTGTGGTCTTTAAAATCCTTTTGACTTGTATTGTCTTCATGATCTCCTGTCCTGCTTTCCTGTTATGATCAGAGTCCTTTCCAAATAACTGTTTAGGTAGTTTTTCCGATGCTGGCGTTTTTGACTTGGGCATCTCAATATCAAACTGTGCCCTTGGTGAGCTTACTGTCTTCAGTGTCTCATCTTTCTTGGCAGTACTGCCCTTGTGCAGGGGTAATCCTTCAAGGCCCATGAGCCTCGCTACCAAGCTTGGGGATTTAGACCTGTCAGGTTGCACGGGTGTGCAGGATAATGATCTTGGCACCACCTTCTTCTGCTTAGTAGACTCGGATACGACAGGACTGTTTCGTGTGAACCGTGCTGACTGACTCAACGAGGCCTGCTCATCGTTGGTCCTGTAAAGGCTATCCTTGATCACTCTCTTTAGCTCATCAGTAGAATTCCTGAATTGCCCATCAAATCTATTGCTAACACTTCCAGGGAGTACCTTCTTGGCAATCGATGCTTCGAAAAGGGCTTCACGGATTCCGGTTACATCCAGTGATCTCTCACCAGTCTCTGGCCTTCTATTCTTATTTGATTGCCTGATGCTCCGTGACACGGTCTGGAACTTCTCAAGCATCACAAGAGACTCCTGGAGGTCCATGGCGCCTCTTAGGAGGTCCTCAGCAAAATGCCTAGAGAGTGAGGACGCCATCGCATAATCCCTTTGTGATAAGATGGACCTTTCCTCCCAGTTACTCTGTGTGGGGCTCCAGTCCTGGCTTTCACATCTTCGACAAACTGTAGGTTGCAGTGTGACAACATAAGGGGCATCACATTCAGTTTTTTCAGGGTAGCTCTCTTCTTTGTTCCTGGAGGGAAGACTCTTTGAAAGGGATCGGCAAACCACTGATCTGAAACTGTCGTGATTCATATTCTAACTCTCTGAAACAAGCAGAACAGAAACGAACAGGCACACTAAAATGGTCAGACAACATATATAATAAACAATTTCAAGTGAGCAAACATGATATTCTAGTCAAAATGAGAAACGGGGCTACTTACATTATATTGATTCTCTATAACTTATGAAAGTGATGGTAATTTAAccaattatttccttgaggaaaaatTGATGTCTGTATGGACCCAAGAGCCTGAATAGGAACAAAGAGGAATCTGGGAATTAGCACAACTTACAAGAAAAGCTATTCCTTCCACCTTCCTAGAGAAGGAAAGGAAGTCATAAACAATTAGGACGTTTCATGCTATACTATGATATCTTCCCAGTTTCTGTCTTTTGCAAGAAACAGGGACTGCTGACTTATTAAATAGCCAAGGACAAGCAGTTGAAAAATTGGTTACACAAGAAAGCTATAGGGGCTTTTCTCTATCTGCCCACGGAGCATCTGCCCCTTGGCCAACCAACCACCTGGCCATTCGTTGACAAATCGGTGCTCAAATTTCACAGGGATCATGTCAAAATCAAAGAATTCACAAGCAGTGCCCTGCTTTTTCACCCACATGAttgcaaaaaggaaaaaaaaaaagtgaagcaAATGAAGATGGCCACAAGTTGGTAGTTGGAGCAGGCCACTGATCCTGAAGTaaaattgaacaaatttcaaacccTAAGCAGTCTCAAAACAATCTTAACCCGAACCCACAGAGCTCCCCtatgcattttttttcttctaaattgCAGCACAGAAATACCCTAACCCACAGGAAAACAAGAACCAGAACCAAACAACACATCTCTTCAACTCTCCCCTCGCATTCTTCTTGTCCTTACCCCAGCTGAACATGAACAACCCCAAAGCTCGGAGCGGGCAGGCGGAAAGGATTTACCATACCATTTTCGCGAGTACAAACAGAAGTTCAGAAGCCCTAGTGTTCTCCGGCCGCCGCAGCCCCCCAGCATCCCCGAACAAAATGAGAAGCCAGaacgagagggagaagaagaaaaatGCACCTTGAAGGCCGGAGCTCCCCTCTCCCTCCTGCTGCCGCCGCGACTGCGAGTGGTGCGTGTGCGGGGATCCTCAAGATCTGTACTAGTCTCTACACATGAAGAAATAAAACTGCAGCGACCACGACTAGGGCGCCACTACAACTGCGCCAGCATGTGGGCACCTGCAGCGACGCATTTTACTAGTGGCCATGAAAGCTCGAGTCTTGTCTTTTGAGGTGGGAACGGTGGAGGCGCTGGAGGGGGGCAGGTAGCCGGCGTGGTGGGCTCATTTACTTTGACCAGGAACAGGAAACTGCTGCCGATGACGATGCCACCGCCGCGTGGGGCCGGGGTGTCAGAAGTGTTGTACAGAGTACAAATAGGTGTCCCCAAATTCGGACAAATTGACGCTGAATTTACACGGTTTGGATTTTCGTGCTACCTCCAAGTCACTGCAGATTTGGTATCCGTGCTTTGAGCAAACAAAATGTTCACGGCATTGGGTTGTATCGCCGAAGTAAATTGAATGTCGGATCAGACGGATAGTTGTCCACATTGCAGGACCATTTTTTGTCTTCATGTGGGTGATGTGAGCCAAGACAATGAGCAATTAAATCAACAAGGACACAAGCAAGGGTCTCTTTGTTCAAGGGGCTTTTACAAGATTTTGTTTCTTAGGAAATTTCTCTCATAAGTCTACTTGGTTATTAGAAATAACAGAAATGTGTTCCATGATTTAATTTGCATGCAGTTCCAAAGGAATATTTTCCTTTTTAGTCCAACCTCATACGATGCTTGTTTTTCATTTGACAATAACCTCATACGATGTTTTGTTTGTTGCGGAATAAAACATGTTCAAGTATAAAACCCCTTGGGATTTTTCCTATGTGGGTTGCTTGATTTCTGTTATTGAATCCTATAGTGCTTTTTTCGCAAGCATTCCTTTCATTACAATTTCTTTCGTACAATCAAAGCTCTTGCAAATAATCACTCATTTTTCATGTAGTGTGGTTGATGGCAATAAAACTATACACATTTACGAATTCGTCGGGACTTCAAGCGCAGGGTGATGTAGCAAGCATAATTTTCTCTTCAAGGGTGATTCAAGGGTTTATATTGAACTCTCGAGGAAATAAATAGTTCTATACTTTATCCTCTTCAAAGAACCTACAAATGCAAAAGAAATGGTTTTGCTCTCCATCTCCACCGAGGTGTTTGTCAACCACAATGTTGTGAagtaatataaaacaaaagtaaatatgaAGTGTAAAGAATTGTTGAATTTTCAGAATTAATAAGTGTTGAAAGTAAAAGTTCAAGCAAAGAAAATTAAAGTTTGTTCCTTATGGTTTAAAATGGGCAGGGTTCATGGTTTCACTTGATCCTGGTTCATTTAGGTGAACATCGCAAGCTGGTCCATGGCGAGGACGTCCAAACACCGCAGAGAGCAGTTTTGTCTGTTTGAGCATTGGCTACAAATTACTGGAGAGCTAGAAAAAAATCCCATTTGGCgaagagaagagaagtggagtaAGCCACTTGAGGGGGAGGTGAAAATCAATGTGGATGCATCATATAGTGATGACGACGGTCATTAGAGACTACCTAGGCAATCTTATTGCTACCCAAAACAAGGATCTTCCTCTTATTGCCGATGCTATGACTGCGGAAGCCTATGCTCTTCGGGAGGGTCTTTGTATAGCTCAATAGATGGGATGCAACCGTTGCATTATTCGGTTGGATAACAAAACAGTGGTGGAGACGATGAAAGATGGAGGGTTCTCAACAAATGTTGCAGTTGTGATCTTCTTCTACTGCAATATTCTTGCGTTAGTTTTTTCAAAAGTCGTATGAATATTGTCCACGGGAGACAAATTCGGTAGCGCATGAGCTAGCTAAATTTTCTTTTCGGATCATGTACTTGGGAGGATTATCTCCTAACTTTATTTTAGCTTTGCTGATAAACGATTTAAGTGTGTTTGATATTAATAAAGCtaattggatggcattttctaaaGAAAAACTTGAACAGAAGAGATATGTAGCCGCGTCATCGTGAATCACACACAATCGTCGTGGTTCCCTTTTTCAGTTTTTCTTGTCACGAACAGGAGTAGCACACTTTTGTCGGCCTCGCCGTGGGGCATGGCGGCATGCCATGCCATGGAGTCAGGTCAAACGCCGGGCACACGAGGAAGGCATGCATATGCCTGCATGTGCGGCTAGATTCAGAAAGATATACATACTGTAGAACGGAACAACGCATGTGCTGGGCAAACATCTACAGAGCTCGGTTCATATTTGTTCCTTGGAGGAAGACAGAGCTCGGATCGAAGCCGCGCATGGCATATGCGTCGTGTCTTCCATCGCGTCTGCACATGTGTGTTGTTGTTGCCTTGCGCGGGCTCGGTGCGTGCAACTTGCAACTTGCCACGTACTGCTTGCTGCTAGTACTGATTTGTGTAAGGGTGGCACTGTCTGCACCTTGTACTGCGTACGACTAGTACCCATCAAATGTTTAATTTGGTTGAGTTAGTGGAGTGATAGTGCTGATAGTTTAAGGGAGGGGTTCAGTACGGTGGTCGTGCAAGGAGATATGGTAGTCCCTGGGTGCCAAGATCTTCTCTTGATCTTTTTTTCTGACAAGGGAAGACACAAAATAGATTTTGTGACATCGGGCTGAAATTTCGTACTGCCTCCTGCCTCCAATCTAAATTACTTGTTGCAGGGAAGACAAAATAGATTTTGTGACAACATGCTACAATTTTATACTCCCTCTAATCTAAATTACTTGTCGGGGAAgtatgtttatttttatttttaattggGCTAGTCACCCAATCCTTAACAAAAGTAAAATAAGATATTGAGGTAAAACCCGCAATAAGTGCTCGCTCTCAGGACACCACAATTACTCCGTCTGTTAAAACCCTCTCGTtgcatcttcctcttccttccaTCTCAACCGGCCATAGCGGGAGTCCCCTCTCCCTCCATGTCGCTCCAGCAGTAGGAGGGAGAGAGGACCTTGTTTTTTTCCGTTATGTAGTTAAGGTTAGGGTATGT contains:
- the LOC124661537 gene encoding uncharacterized protein LOC124661537, whose product is MNHDSFRSVVCRSLSKSLPSRNKEESYPEKTECDAPYVVTLQPTVCRRCESQDWSPTQSNWEERSILSQRDYAMASSLSRHFAEDLLRGAMDLQESLVMLEKFQTVSRSIRQSNKNRRPETGERSLDVTGIREALFEASIAKKVLPGSVSNRFDGQFRNSTDELKRVIKDSLYRTNDEQASLSQSARFTRNSPVVSESTKQKKVVPRSLSCTPVQPDRSKSPSLVARLMGLEGLPLHKGSTAKKDETLKTVSSPRAQFDIEMPKSKTPASEKLPKQLFGKDSDHNRKAGQEIMKTIQVKRILKTTTSDEHKVKQQNVQMNYPYSRRDNLPSQDTSAVTELGSVKSMKREQRTVQARTKAPEHVKVVPRVTRNQHIKQVTETNRRSINTQKHHLTDRRGEGRKDTKAKAASASRANSKLVKNHDKKLISPSSSPSSCRAMKPVLRRTPGNSRASTASSRNVRNSIIDDIVAYEVHREFIETDGASTEHSATPSDECQSADWDTDPSIDDIREDFSRSNEASSSSSPVERTISTDDNPFHPPIERALIKEAEIKDEMSLLLLSDKSFLNRAAQLVGIHTYDHLVEQYQGTPKAEVKDCQLYVDIATEQLERKHRLQSSPRGTGFRNHKCRATPYFSLVALLGDISTGTRKIKSYTDNESYDSGSKDSLSVKLERDLGCLEPSINSAWDMGWQDWMCMEETEFWARDAGEIVLSTLIEEVALEMLGW